In one window of Bradyrhizobium diazoefficiens DNA:
- a CDS encoding serine hydrolase, which yields MLAATPASPESVGMSKAALDRVDAHLKSRYIDAGRFPGTHLLVYRRGKIAHSSLQGFADIERKAPVKDDTIYRIYSMTKPLTSVAFMMLVEQGLVAIDEPVAKYIPEWKDLGVFVAGTAPAFLTRPPTRPMLIVDLLRHTSGLTYGFQQRSNVDSAYRAEKIGEVEKAGTLQTMIEGLAKIPLEFSPGEAWNYSVSTDVLGYLVGKISGMPFELFLKTRILDPLGMTDTDFHVPASKAHRFAACYSADPGGGGMTFHAGQRREGLTLQDDPANSSFLSPPSLISGGGGLCSTVADYLTFCRTLINGGELGGVRLIGPKTLALMTSNHIPGGRTLPEVSRSLFSEASYNGIGFGLGFAVTMRPAETLIAGSPGEYNWGGAATTSFWIDPAEELITIFMTQVLPSSAYPLRRELRSMVYAAITESNL from the coding sequence CCGGGCACGCATCTCCTGGTCTACCGCCGCGGCAAGATCGCCCATAGCTCGCTGCAGGGCTTTGCCGATATCGAACGCAAGGCGCCCGTCAAGGACGACACCATCTACCGCATCTATTCCATGACCAAGCCGCTCACCAGCGTCGCCTTCATGATGCTGGTCGAGCAAGGCCTCGTCGCAATCGACGAGCCGGTCGCCAAATACATTCCGGAATGGAAGGATCTCGGCGTGTTCGTCGCCGGCACCGCGCCGGCCTTTTTGACCCGGCCGCCGACCCGGCCGATGCTGATCGTCGACCTTTTGCGCCACACGTCGGGACTGACCTACGGCTTCCAGCAGCGCTCCAACGTCGATTCCGCCTATCGCGCCGAGAAGATCGGCGAGGTGGAGAAAGCAGGTACGCTGCAGACTATGATCGAGGGCCTCGCCAAAATCCCGCTGGAGTTCTCGCCGGGCGAGGCCTGGAACTACTCGGTCTCGACCGACGTGCTCGGTTACCTCGTCGGCAAGATTTCGGGCATGCCGTTCGAACTGTTCCTCAAAACGCGGATCCTCGATCCACTCGGCATGACCGACACCGATTTCCACGTGCCGGCCTCCAAGGCGCACCGTTTCGCGGCCTGCTATTCCGCCGATCCCGGCGGCGGCGGCATGACCTTCCATGCCGGTCAGCGCCGCGAGGGCCTGACGCTCCAGGACGACCCGGCCAACAGCTCGTTCCTGTCGCCACCCTCGCTCATCTCCGGCGGCGGCGGGCTGTGCTCGACGGTCGCCGACTATCTCACCTTCTGCCGTACCCTGATTAACGGCGGCGAACTCGGCGGCGTCCGGCTGATCGGACCGAAGACGCTGGCGCTGATGACCAGCAACCATATTCCCGGGGGGCGAACGCTGCCGGAGGTGTCGCGCTCGCTGTTTTCAGAGGCGAGCTACAACGGCATCGGCTTTGGTCTCGGCTTCGCCGTGACCATGCGCCCGGCCGAGACGCTGATCGCCGGCAGCCCCGGTGAATATAATTGGGGCGGCGCGGCTACGACCTCGTTCTGGATCGACCCGGCCGAGGAGCTGATCACCATCTTCATGACGCAGGTGCTGCCGTCGAGCGCGTACCCGCTCCGGCGCGAGTTGCGCAGCATGGTGTACGCCGCAATCACCGAGAGCAATCTGTAA
- a CDS encoding LysR family transcriptional regulator — protein sequence MHSLAERGVPLEERLKTNISGLSDWDAARIFLEVVRRGSFRSAAERLSLSINAVRRRIDDFERQTGTTLFTRDVHGTHLTDEGALVVSAVERMEAAAFDVLRASDSTANALTGEVRVAITEGLGTFWLAPRLVEFQQAYPNILVDLHCAMRSADVSRHEADVAIHLSRPSALDVKLVRLGRMHLMFWASRSYVEKYGAPRTAAELIKHRLVLQFADQIAAKETFESFFPGVPERDLLVMKTNVSSANYWAVANGAGIGVFPSYAIALGGKLIPLEVELNRPLDIWLSYHAGSGRIPRVRHMIDWLIEAFNPARFPWFKEEFVHPHEFKDSYMGEPLTQLFGGFSTEEQR from the coding sequence ATGCACTCCTTGGCGGAAAGGGGCGTTCCGCTGGAGGAACGCCTGAAAACAAATATCAGCGGCCTCTCGGACTGGGATGCGGCCCGCATATTCCTGGAAGTCGTTCGACGCGGCAGTTTCCGCTCGGCGGCTGAGCGCTTGTCGCTGTCGATCAACGCCGTCCGCCGGCGGATCGATGATTTCGAGCGCCAGACCGGCACCACCCTGTTCACGCGCGACGTCCACGGCACCCATCTCACCGATGAAGGCGCGCTGGTGGTCTCCGCCGTCGAGCGCATGGAGGCGGCTGCCTTCGACGTGCTGCGCGCCAGTGATTCGACGGCCAACGCCCTCACCGGTGAGGTCCGCGTCGCCATCACCGAGGGATTGGGTACGTTCTGGCTCGCCCCGCGGCTGGTGGAATTCCAGCAGGCCTATCCGAATATTCTGGTCGACCTGCATTGCGCGATGCGCTCGGCCGACGTCTCCCGCCATGAGGCCGACGTCGCCATCCATCTGTCGCGACCCTCGGCGCTTGACGTCAAGCTGGTGCGGCTCGGCCGCATGCACCTGATGTTCTGGGCCTCCAGGAGTTACGTCGAGAAATATGGCGCGCCGCGCACCGCGGCGGAATTGATCAAGCACCGCCTGGTGCTGCAATTCGCCGATCAGATCGCCGCCAAGGAGACCTTCGAGAGCTTCTTCCCGGGCGTTCCGGAACGTGACCTTCTGGTCATGAAGACCAACGTCTCAAGCGCCAACTACTGGGCTGTCGCGAATGGCGCCGGAATCGGCGTATTCCCGAGCTATGCCATTGCGCTTGGCGGGAAGTTGATTCCACTGGAGGTCGAGTTGAACCGACCGCTGGATATCTGGTTGTCCTACCATGCTGGTAGCGGCCGGATTCCACGCGTGCGGCACATGATTGACTGGCTGATCGAGGCTTTCAATCCGGCTCGCTTCCCGTGGTTTAAGGAAGAGTTCGTGCACCCGCATGAATTCAAGGACTCGTATATGGGCGAACCCCTGACCCAGCTCTTCGGGGGATTTTCAACCGAAGAACAAAGGTGA
- a CDS encoding sensor histidine kinase, with product MLPLIVFAVGLAYSNYRQDRSEAARRVLETVRSMRLVLDSEVQRMTGGLQVLALSESLRRGDFDSFRRLAAGFISQYGEDSVLLLADRSGHQLFSTLTTDTASLPSRNNRDVVERVFASKTPQFSDLFIGSSKKRPIVTVEVPVLRDGEVVYTLSFSPPIDIFQHLVERQRPDEQWTVSLLDSKGVVFARVPNPTETFGKQATPSLYEAMFRAPEAALSSISLDGIALASAYTRSRLTGWTVAAGVPESSLIAPLWRNIAITSLIGGVLLLIGLTFAVRMATTIARGDMLHNLLIEELNHRVKNTLALMQAIAVQTFRSASRDERTKFEGRLGALAEAHNLLSQEKWAGSELKDVVVRVLQPFLLSNPERIRMDGPTVPLSPRLAVVLSMIVHEIATNAAKYGALSNETGRVTLDWEVIADAPKPRLRLIWAEIGGPPVTAPVRRGFGSRLIERSARDQLGGEATVDFLPRGVVCTVICALDERQ from the coding sequence ATGTTGCCGCTGATCGTCTTCGCCGTCGGCCTCGCCTATTCCAACTATCGCCAGGACCGCAGCGAGGCGGCACGCCGGGTGCTCGAGACAGTGCGAAGCATGCGCCTTGTGCTCGACTCCGAAGTGCAGCGGATGACGGGGGGCTTGCAAGTGCTCGCACTCAGCGAGTCCTTGCGCAGGGGCGACTTCGACAGTTTCCGGCGCTTGGCAGCGGGGTTCATCAGCCAGTATGGCGAGGACAGCGTCTTGCTGCTGGCCGACAGGTCCGGGCACCAGCTGTTCTCGACGCTGACGACCGACACGGCGAGCCTGCCGTCGCGCAACAACCGCGACGTCGTTGAACGGGTCTTCGCCAGCAAGACGCCGCAGTTTTCTGATCTTTTCATCGGGTCGTCCAAGAAGCGTCCGATCGTCACGGTCGAAGTCCCCGTGCTCCGCGACGGCGAGGTCGTCTACACACTGTCCTTCAGCCCGCCGATCGACATCTTCCAGCACCTCGTCGAGCGGCAGCGCCCGGACGAGCAATGGACCGTGTCGCTGCTCGACAGCAAGGGCGTCGTGTTCGCGCGCGTCCCCAATCCAACCGAAACATTCGGCAAGCAGGCCACGCCGTCGCTCTACGAGGCTATGTTCCGTGCGCCCGAGGCGGCGCTCTCGTCGATCTCGCTCGACGGCATTGCGCTCGCATCGGCCTATACGCGATCGCGGTTGACCGGATGGACGGTCGCCGCCGGCGTCCCGGAGAGCTCGCTGATCGCCCCGCTCTGGCGCAACATCGCGATCACCAGCCTGATCGGCGGCGTACTGCTGCTGATCGGCCTCACCTTTGCGGTCAGGATGGCGACCACGATCGCGCGCGGCGACATGCTGCACAATCTCCTGATCGAGGAGCTCAATCACCGCGTCAAGAACACGCTGGCCTTGATGCAGGCGATCGCGGTGCAGACCTTCCGCAGCGCAAGCCGCGACGAGCGGACCAAGTTCGAGGGACGTCTCGGTGCGCTCGCCGAGGCGCATAATCTCCTCAGCCAGGAGAAGTGGGCAGGCTCGGAGCTGAAGGATGTGGTCGTCCGTGTGCTCCAGCCGTTCCTGCTGAGCAATCCCGAACGCATCCGGATGGACGGCCCCACGGTCCCGCTGTCGCCGCGGCTCGCCGTGGTGCTGTCGATGATCGTGCATGAGATCGCGACCAACGCCGCAAAATACGGCGCATTGTCAAACGAGACCGGCCGGGTGACGCTGGACTGGGAAGTCATTGCGGACGCGCCGAAGCCGCGACTGCGGCTGATCTGGGCCGAGATCGGTGGCCCGCCGGTGACGGCGCCGGTGCGGCGCGGCTTCGGCTCGCGCCTGATCGAGCGCAGCGCGCGCGACCAGCTTGGCGGCGAGGCGACCGTCGACTTTCTGCCGCGCGGCGTGGTCTGCACGGTGATCTGCGCGCTGGACGAAAGGCAATGA
- a CDS encoding mandelate racemase/muconate lactonizing enzyme family protein — protein MKITKVRTHILEAKLSQPFAYSRAWYDTRTAMLVEIETDAGLTGWGECYGPARMNAAVVANIASWLIGEDPLRTDVLWQTIYARLRDHGQKGVVIQGLSGIDIALWDIKGKHFGVPAYQLLGGAARTEIQAYATGLYRRKSGDPFKYLPEEAAGYVAEGFRAVKLKVGFGTAEDAAVTRAVREAIGPDVALMVDANHAYDAVAAIRLGRLIEPHDIGWFEEPVPPEDVAGCHAVKSALTIPIAGGECEFTRFGFRDLFASHALDIAQPDTCAAGGLTECKKIADMSEAFGIRYNPHVWGTGIAIAASLQLLAVLPSHTPNSLTPLEPLLEFDRTEHPIRQAILKEPIEHVNGVVRVPEGPGLGIEIDRDALARFAVST, from the coding sequence ATGAAGATCACCAAGGTTCGAACCCACATCCTCGAAGCAAAGCTTTCGCAGCCCTTCGCCTATTCGCGTGCCTGGTACGACACCCGCACCGCGATGTTGGTCGAGATCGAGACCGACGCGGGCTTGACCGGTTGGGGCGAATGCTACGGGCCGGCGCGGATGAATGCGGCTGTGGTCGCAAACATTGCGTCTTGGCTGATCGGCGAGGACCCGCTGCGCACCGACGTGCTGTGGCAAACGATCTATGCGCGCCTGCGCGATCACGGCCAGAAGGGCGTCGTGATCCAGGGCCTGAGCGGCATCGACATCGCGCTGTGGGACATCAAGGGCAAGCATTTCGGCGTGCCCGCGTACCAGCTGCTCGGCGGCGCGGCACGCACCGAGATACAGGCCTATGCGACCGGGCTCTATCGGCGCAAATCGGGCGATCCGTTCAAATATCTTCCGGAGGAAGCGGCCGGCTATGTCGCGGAGGGATTCCGCGCCGTAAAGCTGAAGGTCGGCTTCGGCACCGCGGAGGATGCCGCAGTCACGCGCGCCGTGCGCGAGGCGATCGGCCCTGATGTCGCGCTGATGGTCGATGCCAACCACGCCTATGACGCGGTCGCAGCGATCCGGCTCGGCCGGCTGATCGAACCCCACGACATTGGATGGTTCGAGGAGCCGGTGCCGCCGGAGGATGTTGCGGGCTGCCACGCGGTAAAATCTGCGCTGACGATTCCGATCGCCGGCGGCGAGTGCGAATTCACGCGCTTCGGCTTCCGCGACCTGTTCGCCTCGCACGCACTCGACATCGCCCAGCCCGACACCTGCGCGGCCGGCGGCCTCACCGAATGCAAGAAGATCGCCGACATGAGCGAAGCATTCGGCATCCGCTACAATCCGCATGTCTGGGGCACTGGCATCGCGATCGCGGCTTCGCTTCAGCTCCTCGCCGTGCTGCCGTCGCACACGCCGAATTCGCTGACGCCGCTCGAGCCGCTGCTCGAATTCGACCGCACCGAACATCCGATCCGGCAGGCGATCTTGAAAGAACCGATCGAGCACGTGAACGGCGTCGTGCGCGTGCCCGAAGGTCCAGGGCTCGGCATCGAGATCGACCGCGATGCACTGGCGCGGTTTGCGGTGAGTACCTAG
- a CDS encoding helix-turn-helix domain-containing protein, whose product MKQRSAGKPDIELGKRIRLRRVEMKISQAELGEKLGVSFQQVQKYEKGVNRVGAARLQQIATALDVPVTFFYDGDNKAREVESLLFLDSAFSLRLLRAYSKIKDQTVQRQLVSLMESIAANEA is encoded by the coding sequence ATGAAGCAGCGCAGTGCCGGCAAGCCGGACATTGAGCTGGGCAAGCGGATCCGTCTGCGGCGCGTCGAGATGAAAATCTCGCAGGCCGAGCTGGGCGAAAAGCTCGGCGTCAGCTTCCAGCAGGTCCAGAAATACGAGAAGGGCGTCAATCGCGTTGGCGCGGCTCGGCTTCAGCAGATCGCCACCGCCCTCGATGTGCCCGTGACCTTCTTCTATGACGGCGACAACAAGGCGCGCGAAGTCGAGAGCCTCCTGTTCCTGGACTCCGCCTTCAGCCTCCGCCTGCTGCGCGCCTACAGCAAGATCAAGGATCAGACGGTGCAGCGTCAGCTCGTCTCCCTGATGG
- a CDS encoding cytochrome c biogenesis CcdA family protein has protein sequence MQNVSITAALIAGLVSFLSPCVLPLVPPYLIYLTGATIEHVESDESASASKRAIMMAALLFVLGFSTVFVALGASASLVGGLIRAWSAELSILAGIVIIIMGLHFLGLTRIGLLMREGRLTAPKPVGLWGAYVMGLAFAFGWTPCIGPILAAILSIAAAESTVTKGAGLLAVYSAGLGIPFLVAALMIEQFSKLFARMKGHLVNVERAMGVLMVITGIGFLTGAVSNVSIWLLETFPALQTIG, from the coding sequence ATGCAAAATGTTTCGATTACGGCGGCGCTGATCGCCGGCCTCGTCAGCTTCCTCTCGCCGTGCGTCCTGCCCCTGGTTCCGCCCTATCTGATCTACCTCACCGGCGCCACGATCGAGCATGTCGAGAGCGACGAGTCCGCTTCGGCCTCGAAGCGCGCGATCATGATGGCGGCGCTGCTGTTCGTGCTCGGCTTCTCCACCGTGTTCGTGGCGCTCGGCGCCAGCGCCTCGTTGGTCGGTGGGCTGATCCGGGCCTGGTCGGCCGAGCTGTCGATCCTCGCCGGGATCGTCATCATCATCATGGGCCTGCACTTCCTGGGCCTGACGCGGATCGGCCTGTTGATGCGCGAGGGCCGCCTGACCGCGCCCAAGCCCGTCGGGCTCTGGGGCGCCTATGTGATGGGTCTCGCCTTCGCGTTCGGCTGGACGCCCTGCATCGGTCCGATCCTCGCCGCGATCCTCTCGATCGCCGCCGCCGAATCAACGGTGACGAAAGGCGCAGGGCTCCTCGCGGTCTATTCGGCGGGCCTCGGCATTCCCTTCCTGGTCGCGGCGCTGATGATCGAGCAGTTCTCAAAACTGTTCGCGCGCATGAAGGGCCACCTCGTCAATGTCGAGCGCGCCATGGGCGTGCTGATGGTCATCACGGGCATCGGCTTCCTCACCGGCGCGGTTTCCAATGTGAGTATCTGGCTGCTGGAGACGTTTCCGGCGTTGCAGACGATCGGCTAG